A genome region from Choloepus didactylus isolate mChoDid1 chromosome 14, mChoDid1.pri, whole genome shotgun sequence includes the following:
- the LOC119509144 gene encoding olfactory receptor 4A5-like: MGHTNNVTEFVLLGLTQNPEGQKVLFVMFLLIYIVTVVGNLLIVVTVTASPSLGSPMYFFLVYLSLMDAAYSTAISPKMISDLLCDKKTISFPACMGQLFIEHLFGGAEVFLLVAMAYDRYVAICKPLHYLTIMNRQICILLLVVAWAGGFVHSVVQLLFVYSLPFCGSNVINNFACDMYPLLELACTDTSFIGLTMVANGGAICMVTFILLLFSYGVILNSLKTHSREGRNKALSTCSSHIMVVVLFFVPCIFLYVKPVSNFPIDKSVSVLLTVITPMLNPLIYTMRNSEMKNAMGKLWCKYLTIGRIRTCHPH; this comes from the coding sequence ATGGGACACACTAACAATGTAACAGAATTTGTCCTTCTGGGCCTTACTCAGAATCCTGAGGGGCAGAAAGTATTATTTgtcatgtttctactcatctacATTGTGACTGTGGTTGGCAATCTGCTCATTGTGGTGACTGTCACCGCCAGCCCCTCTCTGGGctcacccatgtacttcttccttgtCTATCTCTCACTCATGGATGCTGCTTATTCCACTGCAATTTCCCCCAAAATGATTTCAGACTTACTCTGTGACAAAAAGACTATTTCCTTCCCGGCTTGTATGGGCCAGCTCTTCATAGAGCACTTATTTGGTGGTGCTGAGGTTTTCCTCCTGGTGgcgatggcctatgaccgctatgtggccatctgtaagccACTGCACTACTTGACCATCATGAATCGACAAATCTGCATCTTGCTGCTGGTGGTGGCATGGGCTGGAGGTTTTGTGCACTCTGTGGTTCAACTTCTCTTTGTGTACAGCCTCCCCTTCTGTGGTTCCAATGTCATCAACAACTTTGCCTGTGACATGTACCCATTATTGGAACTTGCCTGCACTGACACCTCCTTTATAGGCCTCACCATGGTCGCCAATGGTGGAGCAATCTGCATGGTCACCTTTATCCTTCTACTCTTCTCCTATGGGGTCATCCTAAACTCCCTAAAAACTCACAGTCGAGAAGGGAGGAACAAAGCCTTGTCTACCTGCAGCTCCCACATCATGGTGGTTGTCCTTTTTTTTGTCCCCTGTATTTTCCTGTATGTTAAACCTGTTTCCAACTTTCCCATTGATAAATCTGTGAGTGTGCTTCTTACAGTTATCACTCCCATGTTGAATCCTTTAATATACACCATGAGAAACTCTGAGATGAAAAATGCTATGGGAAAACTCTGGTGTAAATATTTAACTATAGGTAGAATAAGAACATGTCACCCACACTGA